In Longimicrobium sp., the DNA window AATCCTTGTACGCACTTAGCGCGTCCGCTATCTTTCGCGGTTCCGTGCCAGCCCCGCCCGAACTCCATCGCATGGCGACCGCTTCGAAGCTGAGAGACCAGGCACGCGCCGCTGAGAACAAGGATCAGTGGCGCGAGGCCGCCAACCTGTATCGCCAGCTGCTCCAGGAGGAGCCGGAGGGCGAAGAGGTCGACATCGCCCTGTGGAACCGCATCGGCGACCTTCACCTGCGCGTCAACGAAACGGACCGCGCGGTGGAGGCCTACGAGCGCGCGGTCGCCGCGTACGCCGATTCGGGGCTGTACAACAACGCCATCGCGCTCTGCCGCAAGCTGCTGCGCATCGTTCCGGGGCGCACGCAGGTGTACCACAAGCTGGGGCAGATCAGCGCCGCCGCCGGCTTCGTGGCCGACGCCCGCCAGAACTTCCTGGAGTACGCCGAGCGGATGAAGAAGGCGGGCAAGGCCGACGCGGCCTTCGAAGCCCTCCGCGAGTTCGCCGACCTGTCGCAGGACATCGGCGTGCGCCGGGTGCTGGCCGAGCAGCTGCTGGCCCACGGGCAGCGCGACCCCGCCATCGAGCAGTTCCGCATTCTCCTGGGCGCCGCCGTGCAGGGCGGCGACGACGCGACGGCGCAGGCGCTGCGCGAGCAGATCCGCGGGGTAGACCCCAACGCCGACGACTCGCCGCTGCTGCGCAACCAGGCGCACGCCGTCGACGACTTTCGCGCCGCGCTCCACGACGGCCGCACCGCCGCCCGGCCCAAGCCGGCCGATGCCGCGGA includes these proteins:
- a CDS encoding tetratricopeptide repeat protein yields the protein MATASKLRDQARAAENKDQWREAANLYRQLLQEEPEGEEVDIALWNRIGDLHLRVNETDRAVEAYERAVAAYADSGLYNNAIALCRKLLRIVPGRTQVYHKLGQISAAAGFVADARQNFLEYAERMKKAGKADAAFEALREFADLSQDIGVRRVLAEQLLAHGQRDPAIEQFRILLGAAVQGGDDATAQALREQIRGVDPNADDSPLLRNQAHAVDDFRAALHDGRTAARPKPADAAELPALDLSPTIEPAAVDLGGDDDDVPQLLGLESTALDEG